ATTTTCTGGCCAAAATAATGCAATGCTATATAACTGTGTCCAATTTTGTGGTGATGTTTGATGATTTGTTATTTTGCAGGAGCCCAGAAGGAGGGTGCAGCAGGCTTTTTTAAAGGTGTTGGGAAAGGTCTTGTTGGTGCAGTAGCCAGACCTACAGGAGGCATAATTGACATGGCCAGCAGTACTTTCCAAGGGATCAAGAGGTATGTTCTTTTCTGTGTGAATGTATATGAAATAaatcatgtacagtaaatgcaccaacaaaaaacagttttttattaTTGGGCCATGGCAGAAGCTTTTTAGGTCTGTGTCTgcatgtacatttaaatgtttgcgTGCCATAGTCACACTGTGTTTATGCATTAATGCAGTTTatgtctctgttttgtgtgtgtgtgtgtgtgtgtgtgtgtgtgtgcagtaattAGGTAACAAGTAAAGTGTGTCTCAAAATACATTTGCGTGACTTATCTCTCATTTTTAGGGCAGCAGAGACTTCACAAGATATTGAATCTCTGCGCCCTCCTCGCTTCATCCACGAGGATGGTGTCATACGACCATATAAGGAGAGGGAGGGCATCGGCAGTCAAATGCTTCAGGTAGGACAAAAACCTCTGCATCATCAACTCTCCACAGTCAGACATGGGCGAATTAACAGTTGActgatatatttttcatttaactgaGATGAGGAAAATTCTATTCTAACATTTGCTTTTATGCAATTGAATGGTGTCCcttttttgccatttctgtGACTTTACAGTGAGTTAAGTGATGCATCCTTTATGGACTTTTTGCCCAGGTTTGCTAGTGCagttgtgtgttcatgtgtgtgcgggcgtacatgcacacagacacaaatttCTTACAGGAAAACCTTTTTTGAAACCACCCTCCCTTTAGtctgctttattttaattatctttCACCATTTAACTTATTTTAGCAATTGTATTGGCCTTTCCTTTTTATAGATCCTTCGAAAGCAATTCAGCTCAATTCTCAATGATTTAGTCACCTCTGtggctgtgttttgtgttgtagGAAGGTAAAATAACATATTTGCAACCAAAGTAAATAAGCATAAGCAAAAGTAGAGAGACATTTGAGAACACCTTTAGCTCCATAGCAAAGATTACTGAGACATTTGGTGGTCACATGGATGTTTTCACTCAGTGTGTCAGTAGCATGGGTTTCTCATATTTGTAGATTTTAGAGTAGCTCCGACGTTTCAGTTCTGCCTCATTTAAAGCTATGAGCTTTAaactgtgggtttttttgtgctGACATTATCTAGCAGTCGGGCTGGATGGAGTGGGTTGAAGTTTGTGCTTACGAATCTCAGGTCAGAGCTACACTATTTGGCTGATAGTAAAGATGCCATGTGTAGGATTTCCCCTAAAATTTACTGataggtgacaaattaaagtgCCTTAGTGAGGTGTTGGGCCACAGCGAGTGTCTGTTACTCTCTACTGGAGGAATTAACATCATTCTtacaaaagatattccctcgtTTGGTGTTTCGACGATGGCGGTGGAGAGCTGCTGTCCGAGACCTCAGTCCAAAATATTCCAGGGTGTTCAGTTGGGTCAAGAtctgattcacatcattttcattttcatcaaaccaCTCAGTGACCTCTCATGCCCTGTGTAGAAGCACCTGCATTCATTATGTTTTCCCCCTCATTTTATTCaagttttccttttaatttgtcacccgtCTGTATCACCAGCTTTAGACCTAGGCTAGGTTTGTGTGTATATTGATGTGTTAGTGACTTTTATTAGATTATTCCCTTTATGCCAAGTTAGGACTAATGACAAGAATAATACAAGCACAAATCACAGTGGGTGCCACATTTCAtgcttgtgttttatgtttctgtttcgCTGGTTAATAGGCTTCAAATACATTGTGGCTGAATTTAATTTACTTAGTTCTTTGGGTGGGAAACTCTTGGCAGCAAAGCAGGTGGACAGAAGCAAACTTCAATACAATTTACAACAGAATCAAAGTCATCTTTAGTTCCACCAGTGCTCTTCACATAAGATAATTAAATTACTACATTAGGGTGTTAAGCTTCATCCCAGTtaattgcatttacatttttacaaagcaTTGGCGTGTTTCCAAGAGCTTATAATACTTTGGTATACTTTGTTAAATGGAGCAATTCCAGATCAGATATATCATATCAGTTATCAGTTTAGAAACCTTAACAACAGGTAGTGGTGCATTTAGAGATTTGAAGAACCAATttgtagaaaataaaagaatgatCATTGgttgatttaaaatgaacatttattaACTCAACAGTTTTACTTGACTAAAACGCAAACCATCACTGACCTCACTGCACACATCACAGCGAGCCTGGACCTCTAGAGTTGAtccatacagtacagtagctcTCTGGGTAGAAACAGGCTTTTGGTTCCTCTTTGCTCTGACCTTGACTCTTCTCTCTTGTCATGTCCACAGAGGAGACTGGCCTACAATGAATGGCATAGAACTGGCTCAGAGGATGAGGGTGATGGGGAATACTGCTAGAAGCTAGAAGTGACAGCTGTAGTGTAGCGTTGGTGTTTTGTCTGTagtctgcctgctgtctgtcagtTAGGAGTTCACTTTTGGAAGATTTAATCAAACCAAAGAAAGGTGTTTTGagtaatgtatttatttgtttttatgtattttagatTTCTAGTTGTTTATTAActtgatgtttgttttatcattttgtgtctttatctttcattatttaattccatcacttctttttcttcatcattttctcACAAGCcacaaaagacacatttcttcTCATTGTTTAGATATTCATTCATTGTCAAAAAATCCTCATAATCATAGATTGTGtctattttcttgattaattaatgtttgttttatcattttgtcattcactgccACAATTCACTGCCCTCATCTtctcaataaaatgtttatattttaaactttCTACCTGCCATTGTCTTTGTTTCATCCCATCTTTCCTCACCACCCCACAACATTTTCCAGTTTCATTAGAGTAAAGTTTTGTGCAGATTCACCCCTTTTGCAGAGTACCATGGTAGCTCGTGCTTATTTCCAGTATGCAGTCATTGTCATGGAACGTGTATATCTTGGCATTCATGCTTTAGTATATTTCAGACACTGAGTTGTTTTTTAGTCTtgctgtttgtttaaatattcacTAACTTTCTCTCGTCCTTCAGAAAATTGAGAACGGACGTTTTGCCAAGTACAGATACTTTGCTCATGCCAAGGTCAATGACTCGGACTTCCTCATGATCACCAAGAGGTGAGTGTTTTTGGCATCCGATTGAGTAAGAAAACTGCTGCTTCCTCATATTCAAAATAGAGTTTTGTTTGAGATGAGCATTATAGTTTGATTTCCTATCATGTTCACAAACACTGTATATCCCAGATCgtctttactgtatgtttttaatcaGGTGTAAAGCTTATTGCATTTTTGTAAATGGTATATAATATTTCTGTGCTCTTTATTAAAAGCTGCTGAAATAAATACGATACAGTATCCATTGTATTTTTCCCAACATGTTTAGATAATTTCGGTACCTGTCCTGTGTGATGTATGTGAGTTTGCCTCACTCTGTGTCTGTTGTTCATTTGTCAGTTAGCTTAACCACCCATCAGTGCATCTCCAGTGTGTCATTCAAACAGTACACTGTATCATTTACCTGTGGAGCCTTTTCTAACCCTTTTTATGTGGTTTCTTTTCCAGGGGAATATTTTTTGTGACCAAAGGCACATTTGGCCAGCTGACCTGTGAATGGCAGTATCTGTTTGAAGAGTTCACCAAGGATCCAATGATTGTAGAGAACCGCAGACTTCGCATTGAGGCTAAGGTACAAAAGCTAACTCTTACAATTGAAATCCAAAATCAGAAGCTAGGTTTTTCCGCTTAATagaaatgtattacattttttaaacaattatttagCAGATTATTGCACTAAATACCTTGTCTTGTGTGCTACAGGAGAGAGTAAAGTCCGTCTTCCATGCCAAGGAGTTTGGGAAGATCATAAACTTCAAAACTCCTGAGATAGCCAAGGTAAGTTGGACTATAAGATGCTCCTATTGTTAtgttgagatatatatatatataaactttgtccttcaccctccgcgggtggtctcatccttcgagctcgggtcctctaccagaggcctgggagcttgagggttctgcgcagtatctttgctgttcccagtactgcactcttctggaccgagatgtctggtgttctcccagggatctgctgtagccactcctccagtttgggggtcactgccccgagtgctccgatgaccacgggcaccgctgttgccttcaccttccaggccttctccagctcttctttgagcccttggtacttctctagtttctcatgttcctttttcctgatgttgccatcgcttggtatcgccacgtcaaccacaacggctttcctctgctgtttgtcaaccaccacgatgtcaggctggttcgccattaccattctgtcagtctggatctggaagtcccacaggatcttggctcggtcattctctaccacctttggaggtgtttcccactttgacctcggggtttccagtccatactccgtgcagatgttcctgtacactatgccagctacttggttatggcgctccatgtatgcttttcctgccagcatcttacaccctgcagttatgtgctggattgtctcaggggactctttgcacagcctacaccttgggtcttgtctggtgtggtagatctgagcctctattgctctggtgctcagggcctgctcctgtgcagccatgatgagtgcctctgtgctgtccttcaatccagcccgctctagccattggtaggacttcttgatatcagccacttcagttatgttccggtggtacatcccgtgtaggggtttgtcctcccatgatggaccttcctccagcacgtcttcctctgttccccattgcctgagacattccctgagcacgtcatctgttggggcctgatcttggatgtacttgtggatcttggatgtttcatcctggatagtggctctcacactcactagtccacggccgccttccttacgactagcatacagtctcagggtgctggatttgggatggaaccctccatgcatggtgaggagctttcgcgtcttaacgtctgtggtctgtatctcttcctttggccaccttattattccccttattattcccgcagggtatctgattaTCTGatcagggtatctgatcaccgtcttccttgttgcctcttcgaggttgccattagcctgtggtattccaaggtacttgtaaccatcctcaatgtctgctattgttccttctgggagtgagaccccttctgtgtggactaccttccctctctttgtcaccattcgactgcacttctcaagcccgaatgacatcccaatgtcagagctgtagatcctggtggtgtggatcagtgagtcgatgtcccgctcactcttagcgtatagcttgatgtcatccatgtagaggaggtgactgatggtggccccgttcctgagtcggtatctaagcattcagtgatccatgtgtgcggcattgagtcatatgctttcttgtaatcaatccaggcagtgcacaggttggtgtgtcgggctctgcagtcttgggtgactgttctgtcaaccaggagttggtgtattgatccatgtgtccacttatcttagccgcgatgatgcctgacatgagcttccatgttgtggagagacaggttattggccgatagttggatgggactgtaccctttgcgggatccttcaggatcaggattgtgtgcccttcggtaagccatttagggtgcgtcccatctcttagcagctggttcatttgtgctgctaggcgctcatggagtacagtgagcttctttagccagtaggtggatcctgtcagggcccggtgctgtccagttcttcatacctgagactctttcttggatgtctgccgctgtgatggtgactggattctgttcagggaggttgctgtggtcctttctcagggcggccagccaccctgcattgctgttgtgtgatgcctccctttcccatatacttttccagtactgctccgtttccagccttggtgggtctgctctgctgttattaccctgccattgagtgtacactttcgcaggttgagttgcgaacagccggtttattcttctggcttcattatctcttgtgtatctctttaggcggctggccaaggcttggagcctttgttttgcagtttcgagtgcttcaggtatgggcatctggttgtacttcttgggtacttgctttctcattggacctctctcagcctctgtcagttggctcacttctctccctccaaccttcgtttccatggtgggtattgtctctcatggctcccatggttgctcttgtagcagTTGTAGttgcatctctaggatcactgctgctgagcactcggcgcactcggggcagtgacccccaaactggaggagtggctacagcagatccctggaagaacaccagacatctcggtccagaagagtgcagtactgggaacagcgaagatactgcgcagaaccctcaagctcccaggcctctggtagaggacccgagctcgaaggatgagaccacccgcggagggtgaaggacaaagtttttatatatatatatatttgttaatttGTAGAAATAAGAAATGCCCAACTGTTATCTGCTGTCTGTGTATATAATCAAAATGAGTCCACTTGTTTTACTTAAATTCATGTTTCCTTGTGGCGTCCAAGCCAAAGTTGTGTCCAACCTGCAGTCACAGTAAATTATTGCACTAAAATTAGTTCTAACTTTGgttcttatttattttcagtgggTTCTTGCCAAATTGGAAGATGCAAGAGAGAGTTTACCCAAATACTAACTCATCAAATAGtgacaaattatttaaaaaggaaaaaaaagaaaaaagaaaacacacacaaagtctgtgtgtgtcagtgcctTTGTTCTTTACTGCATGCTACTTTTGTTTACCTCCATGTGTGAGTAGtggtgaaaacacacagacgATGCTGTATGTTGACTGTTAGTGTGTGTCGGGGGTGAAAGACTGAGCGAgtagtttgtatgtgtgcatgcctACAAAAGTGCTATAAATGGACGGCTGACTTGCATTCATTCACCACAGAGGCTCAGAAAGCATTGAACCAAACTTTGTTTCACTCTTTTCACTCTGATTGCACGCATCCTTTTGCCCACATATATaattgaatgtttgtttgtttttaaaaaaatctcttttatGGATGGTAATGCTAAGTCTTCAGTTCCCAAAGACATCGCATCACTATCAGCTTGGGTCTGAAATTCTGGTGAAATTGGAGGATTTGCTAGGCCTTTAGTTTGCCATACTCAATAAAACACTCATTAAGTCACTCATTtcattcagtttcagttttattgaaCATATCTCAAGTTGTGTTTTGCTGTAGAAGATGCACTGTTACAGTGCAACAGCTAGTTAAGAGACATGGTAGAAAACAGCTCCAATAACATTGATGCCAAATCAACCATAATTGTTGTAGCACATTTAATGTTGTACACTGTTTATTTCACTGGATTATATAAAAGGGaaactaattaaaattttaatggctttataacacataattcaaaatgtgctctcttTCAAacctgttttctgtctcttactctatttttcctctttttttatacatttctgcAAGATGCAGACTGTTCAATGTGTGATTTAGAGATGCATGctatttttatactgtacttacaTGTATCAATCTTCTGTATATTGATCTAATATAGTATCCTATCTGTATATATCCATCCACAATAGTCTGTATTATGGTGTTACAGATTgtaattttgtgatttttatgtttttataccACACATATGCAATGCCAACTATGTTGATGAATTATGCAGAGAAAAGtatatttaaaagaaatgaatgcTAATTATTATCAGCTGCTGTTTactttgacatttattttaaaggtttGCTGTTGGTTTGGGGTGCATCGCAGTTTAATACAACTAAATATGTCTATTGCCAgtaatgtttgtcatttatgtTTTTGGGGAGCAAAACGTTCACTGAAATGGCTTAATTCTTTCCCCCCACTgttttcaaaaaaaataaaatatgtgtttcaAATGTCAGTGTTCTCTTCCTTTTATTTCTTGTACCCAGAAAATCTCACAAGAAGCACACAAATTGCACTCTTCATTAACTAACTAATTGTTTATTGAAAACTACCATAAATATAATTTCCATTTCGCATGTGTAGCGTTTTTCAAAGCACAACTTGGACTATTTACAATCTAAAACAAACTGTGGCTGTGCTGACTGTCCTAAGTTAATAAGGCACTAAAGGCAAAAGCAGACACAGGTGGTTCAGTGttagaaaaggggaaaaaactactcaaatttaaatatcacaGGGATCTCTTAGAGCTATTGCATGAGCAGAAATTAAAGCAGAATCAGTTAAAGCACTCAGATCTTATTTATGACAACTGTATTTTAAGAAGTGATAAAATAAGTAGCCCACACAATAGGTCAATGATATTACTTAACATTTTCACATTCTCACTTCCACTGCAAAGTATCATTTTCTTACAGTTCATCTCTATAAAGACTGGAATAGAAACTACTCTCTTACATGTTCATATTCTCTTTGGCTGGATTTTTACAGACacaagataaaatgaaaatattgaaacCTTTGGATTAAAGAGACTTAGAATCTTGGTTGTGTAAACAGGGAGGAACTATGTAAAATCTAATTGTTCTCTAGACAGCCAAGAAAAAGCActgtaaagttttgttttatgtaattCTCCTGTCTTGGCTCTCCTCATGTCTTTCCTTCTTCTTGTATCcctttgtctcctctcctgtcctcctgctcctctttacACAAGATTGAACTCCTTCAGGTTGTGTCTGAGGATGGTGTCTTTGACGGCCACAAAGACGAAGCGgatgttttctgtgtctgtggcGCAGGTAAAGTGAGGGTACAGCGTCTTGTCCTTGTCCGGGTTTTGTTCTTGGTACATTTTCAGGATGAATTCCTGAGCTGCTGTAGGATCCTGCTGAGGTCCTGCAGTTCAGGGTTGATATTATTTCAGTATGTTTTGGGTAAATTCAACAATGATGAAATgatttgtattatttgtttaagaTAAAATATTAGCCAAGCCTGTTCTCTAAAAGATTTACAAATATGATGAGGGACCAAATATGACAAATACAGTGGCATGTATGTGAACCTTTtggaatttcatggttttctgaataaatttgttgtaaaatgtaatcTGATCTTCATCAGTCAAGggttttgacaaaaataatgtgcctaaaaataattacacaaaaaaattctttcatctttcattcttctttattgaacacagtcattcaacatttaaaatggcaGTGGAAAAATTAAGTGAACCCTTGAGTTAATGACCTCAAAAAAAGCTAAATGGAGTCAGGTTTTAGCACCTGGAATCTCGTTAAGATAATATGTTTGGAGGTGTGGACTACAGCTACTTTGACCGATAAAAAAACCCCTCAAACGTTTGGAGTTTGCACTGCACAAGAAAAACATGCTTATGTGAGCCATGCCTTGCCAAAAAGAgctttcagaggagctatgatcAGGAATTGTTGCTTTACATAAAGCTGGAAAGGGTTACAAAGTTATTTCAAAGACTTTAGAAATTAACCAGTCTACAGTTAAGCAAACAATCTACAGATGCTTTGAGACTGTTTTACTCTACCAAGAAGAGGGTACCCAGTCAAAATGACACCAAGAGAAGACTCATCAGTGAGGTAAAGAACCAACCAAATGACAGCCAAAGATTTGAAGGCATCATTGGAACTTGcgaacatctctgcaatacgtAAAACACTGAACAAGCAGGGTATCCACGAAAGGACACCACGAAGGAAGCCACTGCTTACTAAAAAGAACATTGCTGCATGCCTGAAGTTTGCAAAAGAGCACATTGATACTCCACAGCAGTATTGGCAAAATattttgtggactgatgaaactaAGATTGAACTATTTGGAAAACACACAGCGCTACATCTGGCATAGAAAGGGCACGGCATATCATCATGAAAACATCATCCCAACTGTAAAGTACAGTCGAGGAAACATCATGATTTGGGCCTGCTTTGCTGCATCAGGGCCTGGCCAGCTTGCAATCATTGAAGGGAAGATGAATTCCCAAGTATATCAGACAATTCTTCAGGATAATGTGAGGATGTCTGTACGTCAGCTGAAACTGTGTAGAAGGTGGGTGAtgcaacaggacaacgacccaaaacaccgaAGCAAGTCCACAACAGAATggcttcagaaaaacaaaagccacCTTTTGGAGTGGCCAAGTCAGAGCCCAGACCTCAACCCAATAGAGATGCTATGGATTGACTTGAAGAGGGCCATACACATGAGACGTCCAAAGAATATGACAGAGCTAAAGCAGTTCTGCCAGGAGGAATGGGCTAAAATTCCTCCAACGATGTGCAGGTCTAATCCACAGCTACAGGAAGTGCCTGGTTGAGCTTATTGCTGCCATGGGGGTGTCAACCACTTGTTAATTCTAAGGTTTCACTTAGTCTTTCAAttgccattttgaatgttgaatgactgtgttcaataaagacatgaaagatcagacttagatgaagatcagatcacattttgacaaatttattcagaaaaccatgaaattccaaaaggttcacatacttttccttgccactgtgccACAAGGCATGTTTGTTTAGAGAATGTTTCTTAGTGCACAAGGTTATCTTTTCAAACACCAGAGTGTATTGGAGGCTGGCTAATCTTCAATGTTTTGTATGCCACATTTCATGTGTTGCATaccactcagttgccagtttattaggtacacctagctgaAATGCAGTCAAATGCAACAATTGAAAGGCAACAAAGCCTCCCTTCATGAAGatcataatgttcagtttttgttgaaactagagaggtgttgattcaattttctgatcattttggaggatgtagttgtGGTTGAATTGTATTGTTACACAGAAGtgtttatttagcctaccctctttgctataaatggggtggacaaaataatagaaatgcCTGTCACtatgcaggactgttgtatttgactgcattagttttagataggtgtacctaataaactggcaaatgAGTTGACAAGTTTATCACAAGATCTGTGCATAGCACCTCTGGTCTCTCTGACACTCCAAACCCAAAGCTCTGATAGTTCTTGCGccatacattttctttcttctgtcctTTTTTAGACCCAAATGCAAAAACAATCTCAACAGTGTGTGCACACAATTCAAACCTGAATCTATCAATCAGGTTAAAACAGTTAAGATTCAAAATGTGCAAAGGCTGACCGTATGGGGGTTGGACCTACTGGACCGACCTACATGTGACTTCAAGATATTCAAACAAACTAACCTGTAAATTCAGGGAAGTAGGTGGCTACATGAGAATACATGATCTTCTCCTTGAGGATGTCGGTCTTGTTGAGGAAAAGTATGACAGAGGAGCGCTGGAACCAGGGATAGGTTATGATGGTTTTGAATAGGGCCTTGCTCTCCTCCATACGGTTCTGAAATAAAATTGCAGCACAAGAGGCAAcaatgaagacatattttaaggGATAAACGCCTGGAACACGATCTGCTGTTGAGCTGAATTCTCACTTCGTTGTCGCACTCAGCCAGGACCTGGTCGTACTCGCTGAGCGCCACCAGGAAGATGATGGAGGTGACGTTTTCAAAGCAGTGGatccacttcctcctctctgacctctgaccccccaCATCCACCATCCTGCCACAACAGCCAATCCCAAAAACAGAAAGGTTATGCATTGTCAAAAGTCATCTGTGCTCCCTACTGTATGGCCAGTTCCAATGCAACATACTTAAGCCATTACCTCCCATATTGGTGTGTTATATCTCACCTGAAGATGACATTCTCCATGTCAAAGGGGTATTCGATGATACCCGTGGTTGGCACTCTGACTCGGAGGATATCCTGCAGGTCAGGTACATAAGAGGGTTCTGTAATTCGATCCAGGTCGGTGAGATAGctgaaaaaaggaggagaaaataagCGCAAAGAGAGGAAATATAAAGGAAAATAACAGAACTGGGGGAATTCTGTGGCTTTTAAAACAAGTAGAAACAACACTTAAGTGCATTGTCACTTAAGTAAGTATTGACATTGAATTAGCAGGGGTTGGTTAGTGAGACATAGAAGGGAGGTTAAAACCATTAGGAAAGAGTTTTGCTACAATAGAGAAGTAGAGAAGAgaattttcttttcccttttgtaGCTGGATTATCTCTAgcttcacaaaaaaaacatctttattaaTGCAAattttttgtttcactatcaGCAGGTGCTGATCTATGTGATCAGAAGGGACACCTCCTGTGCTCATTAGTGTATTTTTGTACTTGCAAAACATGGCAGCAAGATTGACAGTAACATACAGAGGGTGAACAAAATTACAGGAACACCCATAATCAGGGCCACAGCTAGAAATACAGAGGTCAAGAGTCCAATCCCCCTAAAATAACCTCACCTATACACCTAAAGAGTCtctagttttttcttttttctttaaatttagtTATCTGCTCaatgattatttttacaaacaaatctgGTGGAGAATTGCTGAatcctttatttctttattttgggaTAAAATTATTCAGATTTGAATTTTCTAAATCTAAAAACGTAGGAATCGGCATAGAAAATACCCACCAGGTGTACGTTTTTCATTTTAGAAGGTAAAATCCCAGCAGATTGCTAATACCCCCAAATTTACAGGAAACGATACTGGGGTCATAATCTCAGTGTCTTCAATGGAGGCTACAGCCCTGCATattataatgcaatccaatactaTAGCCTTGCAACAAACACCTAGATAAATTCTTTGagactgtcagagaggtgttgaacTGAcctgtttaatatttttagtcGTTAGTGTGATGAGGCATTGCCTTACATTATGTTGTaaggtgttcctgttattttgtctacccTCTGTAATATCTGTGGGAACTATTTGGCAGAGCTGAAGAGAATagaatctctgtgtgtgtattattgaGCAACAAAAAAGTTGCATGTCTAATGCTCACTATTTGGTGGAGTCGGACAGCTGGTATTCCCTGCGTCGGTCGTAGCACTCCTGTATTCCTGCATCGCTCCACAGACTCCTGATGGCCACCGCAAGGCTTTGTTCGAACTCCTCCACCTTGTCCACTTCCACCTCCAGGATTGAGTTTGCATGGCTCTATGGACACACGGACAGACACGGAGACAATTAGAAAATGGTCCAT
This sequence is a window from Siniperca chuatsi isolate FFG_IHB_CAS linkage group LG5, ASM2008510v1, whole genome shotgun sequence. Protein-coding genes within it:
- the gna14a gene encoding guanine nucleotide-binding protein subunit alpha-14 isoform X2, with translation MRIIHGGGYTDEDKKGYAKLVFQNIYTSMQTMVRAMEAHSISFSDPQNQSHANSILEVEVDKVEEFEQSLAVAIRSLWSDAGIQECYDRRREYQLSDSTKYYLTDLDRITEPSYVPDLQDILRVRVPTTGIIEYPFDMENVIFRMVDVGGQRSERRKWIHCFENVTSIIFLVALSEYDQVLAECDNENRMEESKALFKTIITYPWFQRSSVILFLNKTDILKEKIMYSHVATYFPEFTGPQQDPTAAQEFILKMYQEQNPDKDKTLYPHFTCATDTENIRFVFVAVKDTILRHNLKEFNLV
- the gna14a gene encoding guanine nucleotide-binding protein subunit alpha-14 isoform X1; translated protein: MMAGCCVSAEDRENQRINEEIEKQLRRDKKDSRRELKLLLLGTGESGKSTFIKQMRIIHGGGYTDEDKKGYAKLVFQNIYTSMQTMVRAMEAHSISFSDPQNQSHANSILEVEVDKVEEFEQSLAVAIRSLWSDAGIQECYDRRREYQLSDSTKYYLTDLDRITEPSYVPDLQDILRVRVPTTGIIEYPFDMENVIFRMVDVGGQRSERRKWIHCFENVTSIIFLVALSEYDQVLAECDNENRMEESKALFKTIITYPWFQRSSVILFLNKTDILKEKIMYSHVATYFPEFTGPQQDPTAAQEFILKMYQEQNPDKDKTLYPHFTCATDTENIRFVFVAVKDTILRHNLKEFNLV